CCCAATGCTGAATTAAGAGAGGGTAGTTTCTACGGAGCTAAAGGTTTTGCCAAAGTCACTGTGATGATATCAGAATTGATTTACGTGGACAGGATTAAGAACTATTATGACAGAGCAGCCAGGCTGACTCAGGGGGTGCTGGAGGAGAAGGAGACGGATTAGCATGACTCTTTTTGACTTGGATAGGCTGGAAGCGAAGAGAGAAGAGGTTTCTGGGGTGGATGGCGAGTTGCTCCACGATGCACCTTTAGCGGCTAGGATGCGACCGCGTAGTTTCGCCGAGTTCGTGGGCCAGGAGCATCTTGTGGGTGAAGGGCGGGTACTGAGGAGGTGTATTGAGGCAGACCAGCTACCTTCGATGGTTTTTTGGGGGCCACCGGGTAGTGGTAAGACGACCTTAGCTTACGTTATCGCCAGTGTTACTAAGTCGCATTTCAGCCCGATGAGCGCTGTCAGTGCTGGCGTAGCTGATTTGCGACGCACTGTGGACGAGGCAAGACACAGGCGTAAGCATTCGGGACAAAGGACTATCCTGTTTATCGATGAAATTCACCGGTTTAATAAAAATCAGCAAGATGCCATATTACCATACGTGGAAAATGGTGTGGTAATTCTCATTGGCGCTACCACAGAAAATCCCTCATTCGAGGTTATCTCAGCTCTGCTCTCCAGGTGCCGAGTGTTTACCCTGAATTCATTAACTGATGAAGAGGTTCGTCTTATAGTGGAACGAGCTCTTGTAGATGAAGATAGAGGCTTAGGTAGATTGAAGGTAGAGCTGGCTGAAGACGCTTTAGGGCATTTGGTTGTTATGTCTAACGGCGATGCTCGAGTGGCGCTCAATGTCTTGGAGATGGCAACTCAGGCCACTGCGTCCGAGGCTGACGGGTATCGTCGACTTAGCCTGGTGACCATTGAGGGAGCGCTTCAGCATCGGGCTTTGCTTTATGATAAGAGTGGCGACCAGCATTATGACCTTATCTCGGCGCTGCATAAGTCGCTGCGTGGTTCAGACCCTGATGCAGCTTTGTACTGGCTGGGGCGAATGCTCGAGGCAGGGGAAGATCCCCTTTACATTGCCCGTCGTCTGGTTCGTTTTGCTTCTGAGGATGTGGGCATGGCTGACCCTCAAGCATTGGTGGTGGCTGTAGCTGCGCAACAGGCAGCCCATTTTGTAGGTATGCCTGAGGGCAATCTGGCCCTGGCTGAAGCTGCAACCTATCTGGCTACAGCACCGAAAAGCAATTCTCTGTATGAGGCCTACTCTAAGGTGCAGCAAGATGTTGAGCGAACTCGCAATGAGCCAGTACCGCTTCACCTGCGCAATCCAGTCACCAAGTTGATGCGCGAGCTGGGACATGGGAAGGGTTACAAATATGCCCACGACTACCCGGGCCACTTTGTTGAGCAGCAGAACCTGCCAACTCCACTTAAGGGGAAGCGATACTATTCGCCCAGTGACCAGGGCTACGAAAAAGACGTACGTGCCAGGCTTAAGGCTTGGTGGCAAAGCAAACGGGAGAAGAAAGACTGAGGCAGAGCACGGTATCTTTCCCTTGTGGTAAGCTTACACTTGAAGGTCTTTGTTATTTCCCTGAAGGCGATGGAGTTTTCCCTGCAGTAGTGCTGTGTCATCCTCATCCTCTTTACGGCGGTTCGATGGATAACAACGTTATTGTGTCGGTAAGTTCGGCCTTGGTTGAGAAGTCTACAATTGCTTTTATGTTTAACTTTCGTGGTGTGGGTGGCAGCCAAGGTAGCCATGGGGATGGCGTTGCTGAACAGGATGATGTAGCAGCGGCCATAAGCTGGCTTGTCTCCCAGCCTGTGGTGGATAGCAACAGGGTGGGGTTGATGGGTTATTCATTTGGTGCTGCTGTAGCTTTGCCTGTTGCCTGCGCCGATGAGAGAGTCAAAGCGGTAACACTCATTTCACTGCCTCCCGGGTCGTCACAGGTATCTCAATTGAAAAGTTGCACCAAGCCCAAGCTCATAATCTGTGGAACTAATGATTTTGTAGTGCCGCTTGACCAGGCAAAGTTGATGGGTCGAGAAGCGGCTGAACCGAAACGATTTGAACTTATATCTGGAGCTGACCATTTATGGTGGGGGCATGAGGCAGAATTGGCGGGGAAAGTAGCAGATTTCTTTGGAGCTAATTTGTAGCATATCGCGTAGCATTTGGGAGGTTACTCCTCGCCTCCGTGTTTGCTCTTGATTTCCTCTATGCGTTGTTTGGCTGCTGCAGTCAGGTCAGAGTCGTCTGATAGCTCTACAACCTTGTTCAGGTCGGCAATAGCCAAATCAACCTTTCCTATGTTGTAATATACAATTCCCCGATTGTAATAGGCCAGGGCGTAGCTGGTGTCAAGTTCAATTGCCTTGCTGTAGTCAGCGGCTGCTTTATCCAATTGCCCGGTTTTGATATGGGTATAGGCTCGGTTGCTATACGCCGCAAGGTTTTTGGGGTCGAGCTCTAGGGCCTTGTTAAGGTCGGTGATGGCCAGTTCCCATTGCTCCTGCACGTTATATACTGAGCCTCGGTTGTAATAGGCTACAGCTAGTTTTGGGTTGAGCTCTATGGCCTTGTTAAGGTCAGCTAAAGCTAAGTCATTTTGCCCTTTTATTCGGTAAATGTAGCTGCGGCTAGTATAGGCTTCGGCCAGTTCTTGGCTGACGATGACCAGATTTGGTCCGAGTTCTGTGGCTTTGCTGAAGTCGGCAATTGCCAGGTCCCATTGCTCCTGTTCTTTATAGACTAAGCCACGGTTGTAATAGGCCAGCGCATAGTCAGGCCTGAGCTCTATAGCCTTGTTTAGGTCGGCAATGGCTGCATCCAGTTGCTCTGTATTGGTATAGGCAGAGCCACGGTCGTTGTAGGCCAGGAAATTAGTGGGGTCGAGTTCAATCGCCTTGCTCAAGTCTGCAATGCCCTTATCCCAAAGGCCTTGGCTATTGTGGACAAGGCCTCGATTGTAATATGCGTCGACCAGATTAGGGTCCAGGTCAATAGCCTTGTCCAAGTCAGCAACGGCTTGCTCAAATTGCCCCTTATTAAGGTGTATCCAGCCACGACTGCTATACGACACAGCCGACTTCGGGTCGAGTTCGATAGCCTGGTTAAGGTCGTTGATGGCCAGATCCCAGCGCCCCTGTGCATTGTAAGTAAAGGCTCGGTGATTATATGCCTCAACCAGCTTGGGGTTCAGCTCGAGCGCCTTGTTCAAATCATTGAGAGCCGGGTTCCAGTCTTCTTTGGCAATATAAGCCCGGCCCCGTTTGCTGTAGGCTGCCGCTAGGTTTGGCTTGAGCTCTATTGCCTTGCTATACTCGC
This is a stretch of genomic DNA from Chloroflexota bacterium. It encodes these proteins:
- a CDS encoding tetratricopeptide repeat protein, with amino-acid sequence MRDKLRFMLLLFVMLLLLACASPAQEHIKQGDSYFSQKQWDEAISEYSKAIELKPNLAAAYSKRGRAYIAKEDWNPALNDLNKALELNPKLVEAYNHRAFTYNAQGRWDLAINDLNQAIELDPKSAVSYSSRGWIHLNKGQFEQAVADLDKAIDLDPNLVDAYYNRGLVHNSQGLWDKGIADLSKAIELDPTNFLAYNDRGSAYTNTEQLDAAIADLNKAIELRPDYALAYYNRGLVYKEQEQWDLAIADFSKATELGPNLVIVSQELAEAYTSRSYIYRIKGQNDLALADLNKAIELNPKLAVAYYNRGSVYNVQEQWELAITDLNKALELDPKNLAAYSNRAYTHIKTGQLDKAAADYSKAIELDTSYALAYYNRGIVYYNIGKVDLAIADLNKVVELSDDSDLTAAAKQRIEEIKSKHGGEE
- a CDS encoding replication-associated recombination protein A produces the protein MTLFDLDRLEAKREEVSGVDGELLHDAPLAARMRPRSFAEFVGQEHLVGEGRVLRRCIEADQLPSMVFWGPPGSGKTTLAYVIASVTKSHFSPMSAVSAGVADLRRTVDEARHRRKHSGQRTILFIDEIHRFNKNQQDAILPYVENGVVILIGATTENPSFEVISALLSRCRVFTLNSLTDEEVRLIVERALVDEDRGLGRLKVELAEDALGHLVVMSNGDARVALNVLEMATQATASEADGYRRLSLVTIEGALQHRALLYDKSGDQHYDLISALHKSLRGSDPDAALYWLGRMLEAGEDPLYIARRLVRFASEDVGMADPQALVVAVAAQQAAHFVGMPEGNLALAEAATYLATAPKSNSLYEAYSKVQQDVERTRNEPVPLHLRNPVTKLMRELGHGKGYKYAHDYPGHFVEQQNLPTPLKGKRYYSPSDQGYEKDVRARLKAWWQSKREKKD
- a CDS encoding alpha/beta fold hydrolase, whose protein sequence is MVAKQTGEERLRQSTVSFPCGKLTLEGLCYFPEGDGVFPAVVLCHPHPLYGGSMDNNVIVSVSSALVEKSTIAFMFNFRGVGGSQGSHGDGVAEQDDVAAAISWLVSQPVVDSNRVGLMGYSFGAAVALPVACADERVKAVTLISLPPGSSQVSQLKSCTKPKLIICGTNDFVVPLDQAKLMGREAAEPKRFELISGADHLWWGHEAELAGKVADFFGANL